The Pseudodesulfovibrio sp. JC047 genome includes the window TGGACGTGCTGGTTTCCGGATCAGCTTTCTTCGGGTATCCCCCGTATGACACGCGATATCAGGCATTTCAGGACATCTGCGAATAACTCGGTCGTTTATCAAAAACACTTCCGGGGGCTGCTAGCAGCCCCCTTTTCAATGGATAGGTATCATGGCTCTTGTTTCCCTGCGCGACATCTCAATCAACTTCACCGGCACCCGACTGTTGGACTCCGTGTCCATGCAGATCGAACCGGGTGAACGGGTCTGCCTGCTCGGCAGAAACGGAGAAGGCAAGTCCACCCTGCTCTCCATTATCGAAGGCATTACAGCTCCGGACACAGGCAGTGTCGATTACGCGCGGGGCACCCGTGTCGCCATGCTGCCACAGGAAGTTCCGCAGGACTTGCGCGGCACGGTCTATGACGTCACAGCGGCAGGACTGGGGGCGGTGGGCACCCATTTGACGACCTATCATGCAGCGTCACGGGCACTGAATGACGCGACAGACGCTGACGAAAACACGCTGGTTGCCAAGCTGGAACAAGCGCAAGAGGCACTGGAAAAAGCCGGAGGATGGCCACACCATCAGACCATCGAAACCGTCCTCTCACACCTCAAACTCAATGGCGACGAACGTTTTTCCTCCCTGTCTGGTGGAACCAAACGTCGGACCATGCTCGCTCGGGCACTGGTTTCCAATCCGGATCTGCTCATCCTTGACGAACCGACCAACCATCTGGATATCGACTCCATCGACTGGCTGGAAGACTTCCTTCTGCGTCAAACAACAGCCCTGTTGTTCGTCACCCATGATCGGACCTTTTTACGAAAAATTGCCACGAGAATCGTGGAACTTGATCGCGGATCACTTTTCAATTGGGATTGCCCGTATGCGACGTACCTTGAACGCAAGGATGCGGCCCTCGACGCCGAGGCCAAACAAAACCATAATTTCGATAGAAAGCTGGCCGAAGAAGAGCGATGGATTCGCCAGGGCATCAAGGCCCGCCGTACCCGCAACATGGGGCGTGTCCGCGACCTTCGAAAAATGCGGGAAGAACACAAGGCGCGTCGAGATCGTGTCGGTTCCGTCAACATGGTCATTCAGGAAACAGAACGCACCGGAAAACTGGTTGTCGAGGCAAACTCGCTCTGTTTCGGATTCGATGACACACCCCTTATCTCGAATTTTTCTACCACCATCATGCGTGGCGACAAGGTCGGTTTGATCGGTCCGAACGGTGTGGGCAAAACCACACTGCTCAAAATTCTGCTGGGGGAACTCGAACCGCAAAGTGGCTCCATCAGACACGGTGTCAATCTCCAGATCAACTATTTCGACCAGCTTCGCGACCAACTCGATGAAACGCAGTCGGCTCGGTACAATGTTGCTGATGGCAACGATTACGTGACCATCAATGGACAACAGCGGCATGTCATGTCGCATCTGAAAAATTTTCTTTTCACCCCGGACCGTTCAACCGTCCCGGTTTCTGTCCTGTCTGGAGGAGAACGCAATCGACTCCTGCTGGCCCGACTCTTCACCCGTCCGTCCAATGTCCTGGTCATGGACGAACCGACCAACGACCTTGATGCCGAGACACTTGATCTCCTTGAAGAGTTGCTCATGGACTACCCCGGCACCCTGCTGCTGGTCAGCCATGATCGGACCTTCCTCAACAACGTTGTCACCTCAAGCATTGCTTTTGAGGGCAACGGCGTGGTCGCGGACTATGTCGGTGGCTATGACGATTGGCTCAGGCAACGCCCGACGACGCCCGTCACACAGACCAAACCAGCCAAGCAGAAATCCGCGCCAAAATCGACAAAGAAAAAACTGAGCTATAAAGAAAAATTCGAATTGGAAAAAAAGCGGGAAACACTCAAAACACTGCCCGCACTCATTGAGACGCTGGAAACTCAGCTCGACGATTTGCAATCCAAAATGTCGCAGCCTGACTATTTCAAAAAAACCCCGCAAACCATGGCTGATGACCAGAAAGACCTCGAAACGCTTGAGACGAAATTGGACACCACCTATGGACTCTGGGAAGAACTCGAATCCGCCCTTGAAGGCGTTGAACTGGATTAGACTATGAAGAATGTACGTATCCGTATGGCTGAATCACACGACCTCACCGCCTGTCATACCATCGAATGTAAATGTTTCCCCCCATCTGAAGCGGCCCTGATCTCATCCATGAACACTCGGATCACCGAATACCCGGAAGGCTATCTCGTCGCCGAACTCGATGGGCATATCGTGGGTCAGGTCAACTCTGGTGCGACCGACAAGGACGATATTACCGACGAAGAATTCAAGCAACTTATCGGACATGATCCGGAAGGTAAGAATATCGTCATTTTCTCCCTGTCCGTCCTGCCTGAATTCCAACGACGCGGCATTGCCGATCAGCTCATGAAGGCCTTTATCAAACAGGCCCGCAAACTCGACAAACAGCGTATTCTTTTGTTGTGCAAGGACAACCTCATTCCCTATTACGCTCGGCATGGTTTCACGGACAGCGGTGTTTCCGAGTCCGATCACGGCGGCGCCGAGTGGCATGAAATGGCCCTGACGCTCTAAAAAGGACACTCCTTCTTTCTTTCAAAAACAACGGGCACGGTGCGTAAAGAAATGCGCCGTGCCCGTTATTCGTCTGTCCAAACCCCATGCCAACGGCCCCCGATCAAAACAGCCCTTTCCGATCTTTCCCTTCTCTGTTCACTTTTTTTCGTGCATTCCACACTCAAACAGTCGGTATATTATAAACATGATGCAGAAAACCAAAACACCGTCTATTAGTATACAAAGGTATCGGTATACAATAGAAGGAGGATGTATCAATCGGGTAATGAAAACATCGGGATAGAACCAGCAAATAAAAAATGCGTCGTGAATCCGTGCGTTCGCCAAAGGTTGCTTCTCCCGATCAATATCAAATTAATCGGGCTTAAAACCGTGTACAACACGGTATTTCCGCCCCCCCACCATGCTCATCTGCACGTCTGGAGGACATTATGAAGCTCACCCTGCGTCTTAAATTCATGCTCGCCATCATTCCACTTGTCATCCTCTCAATTTTTTCCGTCACCTATGTCGCCTATTCCACCGGAGCTTCGAATCTGGAATTCGAAATGCAAACCATGATGAAAACACTCCGCGACAAAACTCTCAAAGAACTGGATATCTGGACCCAAAGCATTCTTCGTGACAGCCAAATCATGGTTCACAATGAAAAAGTCATCGAAGATATCCAAAACGGGACGTACACCGGATCGTCACTGTTTCTCGAACAAGTGCTTGCCGGTTCCCCCATGTATGAAAATGCCTTTCTCATGACGCCAAACGGAAAAATCGTCGCAGATGGGAAAAAAGGTGCCGCTGTCGGATTAAATATCGCCAACGATCCGATATATGCCGAAAATATCCGCCAAAGCAGCACAGGTGATATCAAAATCAGCCCCCCGAGCCTTTCTCCCATGACCAAACGCCCTATCGCACTCTTCACCATCCCGATTACGGCCAATGGATCGGTTATCGGCATTTTGGGACTCTCCGCAGAAATTCTCGATTTCAATGAAAAATTTATTGAAGGCGTTCATATAGGTCAATCCGGATATCTGTATATGATTGACTCACAAGGGCTTATCATTGCCCACCCCAATACGGATATCATCATCCAAACCAACGTCAAAAAACTCAATTTTGGCAAAGCCCTCCTCGCCACCCCGGAAGGAGCGGCCAACTATACATACAAAGGCATCCGCAAACATCAGGTTTGGGGCACCGACCCACTCACGCGCTGGTGCGTTGCGGCCTCCATCAGCCTGGACGACATGTACGCGGCAAGCGATGCAATGGCCTGGAAATGTTTCTGGATAGGTCTGGGGGTCACACTCCTCATGATCTGTATCATTCTCCTGGCTACAGGCAGAATCATCATCACTCCGCTTTCGAAAATTGCCACGATTTTCAACCGCATTTCATCTGGAGACCTCGATGTGACCGTGGATGTCCAATCCAAGGATGAAATAGGCCAGTTGGGAGACAATCTCCGCACCATGATCGAACGGTTGCGCCATGTTGTCCAAAACGTCAAAATGTCCTCGAACCATGTGGCAGGCGGCAGTCAGTCCATGAACACTTCATCTGAAGTCCTGTCCAACGGCGCAACAGAGCAGGCAGCTTCGGTTGAAGAAATTTCTTCGTCCATGGAACAGATGTCATCCAACATCAGCCACAACGCCGAAAATGCGCTGCAAACCGAACAGATTGCGACCAGCACGGCCACAGAAGCGCAGGAAAGCGGAAAAGCCGTCATTAAAGCGGTTTCGGCCATGGAAAATATCGCCGAACGCATTTCCATCATTGAAGAGATTGCCCGTCAAACCAACCTGCTCGCCCTGAACGCCGCCATTGAGGCCGCCCGGGCTGGCGAGCATGGCAAAGGATTTGCCGTCGTCGCTGCAGAAGTACGCAAGCTGGCGGAACGAAGCGGACAGGCCGCAGCGGAAATCAGCGAGCTGTCTACATCCAGTGTGAAAATCGCAGAAAAAGCGGGAGAAATGCTCAAAAAGATCGTTCCCGACGTCGAACAAACGGCAGAACTGGTCAAGGAAATTGCCACTGCCTGCGCCGAACAAAACGCTGGAGCCGATCAAATCAACATCGCCGTACATCAGCTTGATTCAGTGGTTCAAGACAATGCCTCCACCGCCGAAGAAATGAATGCCACCTCAGAAGAACTGTCACGACAGGCCCAGCAACTGGCGACCGCAATCGGTTTCTTTTCGATACATGACGAAACGACGTCCACCGTGCAAACCATGGTCACGTCACAACCGTCACACACCAAGGCACTCCCACAATCTTCAGGGGAAGATTCTTTCGAACGGTTTTAGGACCTCGGCACCTCTCACACAAAAAGCCCTGTCAAAACGTTTCTGACAGGGCTTTTTCACGCAATATCAAGGAGTTATTTGACCCATTCGTCATCCTCTTCAATTGGAGCAAATCCCCGACGAATGGTATTTTCGCAAACAAGACGCGGGTCCATGAACTGCACGAGATAATCCGGCCCTCCGGCCTTGGACCCGACACCGGACAACTTGAACCCGCCAAATGCGTGCCGTTCAACAAGCGCACCCACTGACGGTTTATTCAGGTACAGATTCCCCACACGAAACTCACGAGACGCAAACTCTAAGTTCCCCGGACTGCGGGAATAAATCGCTCCGGTCAAGGCAAACCGCGTTGAATTGGCGATCTCGACGGCCTCTTTCATGTCCTTGGCCCGCATGACCGCCAGAATGGGACCGAAGACTTCTTCCTGAGCAAGCCGATGATCCGAAGTAATGCCGTCCACGATTGTCATCGGCACATAGCAACCACCGGTCGCCTTGAGGTCATCAGACACCTCATGCCGGACCAGGATATTCCCTTCTTCTTCGGCAATCCGAACATACCGTAACACGTTTTCCTGTGCTCCCTTATCCACCACCGGTCCCATGACATTGGCCGGGTTTTCGGACGGACCGAGTTTGACAGACGTGGCCGCCTCGGAGAGTCGCTTCACGAACCGATCATAAATGGCATCGAGCACAATAACCCGGGAACAGGCAGAACACTTTTGCCCCTGAAACCCAAAGGCGGCATACAACACACCCGGCACGGCTTCATCCAAATCGGCGTCATCGTCAATAATGGTCGCGTTTTTCCCACCCATTTCCGCAATCACTCGCTTACAATGCTGCTGACCGGGCTGAACGACAGCCGCCCGCTCCTGAATCCGCAATCCGACCTCCATGGACCCGGTAAACGCGATCACTGACACATCCGGGTGGTCCACCAGATGATCGCCCATGACCGATCCGCGCCCCGGACAATAATTGAAAACACCATCGGGCAACCCTGCTGCATTCCACATGTCGACCAGACGCTGCCCAATACAGGAAGAAAGGCCGGACGGCTTGTACACCACGCTACACCCGGAAACGATCGCAGCGGACACCATGCCCACGGAAATGGCCAAGGGGAAATTCCACGGCGCAATGACGGCGGCAACGCCCTTGCCCTGATACATGAGCCGACTCATTTCCCCGGGCGCACGCCCCATACGGCGCGGCTGTCCGAGCCGAATCATTTCTCTGGCATAATATTCCAGAAAATCAATGGCCTCGCCCACATCGGCATGGGCCTGATCCCATTGCTTACCAATCTCCAGTACCTGAAGCGCACACAATTCATGCATATTTTCTTCGAGATACCGGGCGGCCTTGAATAATACGGCTGACCGTTTTTCAGGGGCCACATCCCGCCATGACAGATACGCCTCGGATGCGGCTTCAATGGCCGTGTCAATTTCATGGACCCCGGCCTGACACACGGACCCGATGATCTCAGAGGGATCAGCCGGATTATATGACGCAAGCTGGTCTTCGGTCGTGACGGCCTGCCCGTTGATCCACAAGGGAATCGTCTCGCCCAGCCGTCCCCGAACCGAGGCAATGGCTGCGGGAAAAGCGCGCCGTTCGGCCTCGATCGTGAAATCAACCACCGGGAAATTGGTAAACCGTGACACGCCTTCCTGCACGGATTCTTCAGGCTCTGAACGACCAGCCAACTGCCGACCCAATGTAATTTCAGGATTTTCCAAAAGCCGATCCATGTCGGCCTCATCAACAAATGTCTGTTTCAGAAAGGATTCGTTGGCCGTGTTTTCAAGCAACCGGCGGACCAGATAGGCCATGCCGGGCAACAGGTCGCCATATGGACAATACAAACGCACACGCCGGGCAACATTTTTCAAGCCTTTACGGACCGGCTCGGCCATACCGTACAACACCTGAAATTCGTACCGATCCTCCGGCACTTTCAAGGCCGCAGCCGTTTCCATGACCGCCGACAGCGTCCGGATATTGTGCGAGGCACAAGCGAAATGACAGATATCCGCATTCTCCAAAATCATCCTAGCCACCCGTTCATACGCCATGTCCGTTTCCGGCTTATGCGTCCATACCGGCACAGGCCAGCCATTCTGTTTGGCGATGACCGTCTCGTAATCCCAATACGCCCCCTTGACCAGACGAATGGAAATCGGCAGTTCGTGCGCACGCGCCCAGTCCAACAAATGCCGAACATCGTCATCCACACTCCGCAAATATGCCTGAAGAACCAACCCGAGATGTGGGTACTCCGGATATTTTTGACGCAATCGCTTGAACAATTCGACCGTGGCTTCCTTGTATGAAAGCGACTCCATATCAATACAAAGGAACC containing:
- a CDS encoding GNAT family N-acetyltransferase, encoding MKNVRIRMAESHDLTACHTIECKCFPPSEAALISSMNTRITEYPEGYLVAELDGHIVGQVNSGATDKDDITDEEFKQLIGHDPEGKNIVIFSLSVLPEFQRRGIADQLMKAFIKQARKLDKQRILLLCKDNLIPYYARHGFTDSGVSESDHGGAEWHEMALTL
- a CDS encoding ATP-binding cassette domain-containing protein, with translation MALVSLRDISINFTGTRLLDSVSMQIEPGERVCLLGRNGEGKSTLLSIIEGITAPDTGSVDYARGTRVAMLPQEVPQDLRGTVYDVTAAGLGAVGTHLTTYHAASRALNDATDADENTLVAKLEQAQEALEKAGGWPHHQTIETVLSHLKLNGDERFSSLSGGTKRRTMLARALVSNPDLLILDEPTNHLDIDSIDWLEDFLLRQTTALLFVTHDRTFLRKIATRIVELDRGSLFNWDCPYATYLERKDAALDAEAKQNHNFDRKLAEEERWIRQGIKARRTRNMGRVRDLRKMREEHKARRDRVGSVNMVIQETERTGKLVVEANSLCFGFDDTPLISNFSTTIMRGDKVGLIGPNGVGKTTLLKILLGELEPQSGSIRHGVNLQINYFDQLRDQLDETQSARYNVADGNDYVTINGQQRHVMSHLKNFLFTPDRSTVPVSVLSGGERNRLLLARLFTRPSNVLVMDEPTNDLDAETLDLLEELLMDYPGTLLLVSHDRTFLNNVVTSSIAFEGNGVVADYVGGYDDWLRQRPTTPVTQTKPAKQKSAPKSTKKKLSYKEKFELEKKRETLKTLPALIETLETQLDDLQSKMSQPDYFKKTPQTMADDQKDLETLETKLDTTYGLWEELESALEGVELD
- a CDS encoding proline dehydrogenase family protein, producing MTAQLSSLDPRILARGKEFFVSIAGEAPSVFNKGWWTGKVMDWAMKNEDFKVQMFRFVDVLPYLTTAESLSRHIEEYFSGDDTSLPDVLKWGATKTTFGGGLVAKVLNKTIRSNIESMARQFIIGQTSKEAVKGIRKLRKQGFAFVLDLLGEATVSGVESRAYRDGYLTVLDAIQQELKKWKPLDNGDNDHDWGHAPMVNVAVKPSAFYSQSKPVDLEGTVEGMMAGIEPVYKKVMEMGGFLCIDMESLSYKEATVELFKRLRQKYPEYPHLGLVLQAYLRSVDDDVRHLLDWARAHELPISIRLVKGAYWDYETVIAKQNGWPVPVWTHKPETDMAYERVARMILENADICHFACASHNIRTLSAVMETAAALKVPEDRYEFQVLYGMAEPVRKGLKNVARRVRLYCPYGDLLPGMAYLVRRLLENTANESFLKQTFVDEADMDRLLENPEITLGRQLAGRSEPEESVQEGVSRFTNFPVVDFTIEAERRAFPAAIASVRGRLGETIPLWINGQAVTTEDQLASYNPADPSEIIGSVCQAGVHEIDTAIEAASEAYLSWRDVAPEKRSAVLFKAARYLEENMHELCALQVLEIGKQWDQAHADVGEAIDFLEYYAREMIRLGQPRRMGRAPGEMSRLMYQGKGVAAVIAPWNFPLAISVGMVSAAIVSGCSVVYKPSGLSSCIGQRLVDMWNAAGLPDGVFNYCPGRGSVMGDHLVDHPDVSVIAFTGSMEVGLRIQERAAVVQPGQQHCKRVIAEMGGKNATIIDDDADLDEAVPGVLYAAFGFQGQKCSACSRVIVLDAIYDRFVKRLSEAATSVKLGPSENPANVMGPVVDKGAQENVLRYVRIAEEEGNILVRHEVSDDLKATGGCYVPMTIVDGITSDHRLAQEEVFGPILAVMRAKDMKEAVEIANSTRFALTGAIYSRSPGNLEFASREFRVGNLYLNKPSVGALVERHAFGGFKLSGVGSKAGGPDYLVQFMDPRLVCENTIRRGFAPIEEDDEWVK
- a CDS encoding methyl-accepting chemotaxis protein; translated protein: MKLTLRLKFMLAIIPLVILSIFSVTYVAYSTGASNLEFEMQTMMKTLRDKTLKELDIWTQSILRDSQIMVHNEKVIEDIQNGTYTGSSLFLEQVLAGSPMYENAFLMTPNGKIVADGKKGAAVGLNIANDPIYAENIRQSSTGDIKISPPSLSPMTKRPIALFTIPITANGSVIGILGLSAEILDFNEKFIEGVHIGQSGYLYMIDSQGLIIAHPNTDIIIQTNVKKLNFGKALLATPEGAANYTYKGIRKHQVWGTDPLTRWCVAASISLDDMYAASDAMAWKCFWIGLGVTLLMICIILLATGRIIITPLSKIATIFNRISSGDLDVTVDVQSKDEIGQLGDNLRTMIERLRHVVQNVKMSSNHVAGGSQSMNTSSEVLSNGATEQAASVEEISSSMEQMSSNISHNAENALQTEQIATSTATEAQESGKAVIKAVSAMENIAERISIIEEIARQTNLLALNAAIEAARAGEHGKGFAVVAAEVRKLAERSGQAAAEISELSTSSVKIAEKAGEMLKKIVPDVEQTAELVKEIATACAEQNAGADQINIAVHQLDSVVQDNASTAEEMNATSEELSRQAQQLATAIGFFSIHDETTSTVQTMVTSQPSHTKALPQSSGEDSFERF